A region from the Lolium perenne isolate Kyuss_39 chromosome 4, Kyuss_2.0, whole genome shotgun sequence genome encodes:
- the LOC127296456 gene encoding homocysteine S-methyltransferase 1, with the protein MAGGVVEELVKKAGGCAVIDGGFATQLEALGADINDPLWSAACLITKPNLIKEVHLQYLEAGADVIISSSYQATIPGFLARGLLIEEAEGLLRTSVHLALEARDEFWKSTLRKSKPVYNRALVAASVGSYGAYLADGSEYSGSYGDDITVEKLKDFHRRRLQVLASARPDLIAFEAIPNKMEAQALVELLEEEDIQVPSWICFSSVDGKHLCSGESFEDCLRIINASEKVAIVGVNCTPPQFVEGIIRAFKKQTEKAIAVYPNSGEVWDGRAKRWLPVECFGRKSFDVMARRWQEAGASLIGGCCRTTPATIRAVSKALKGRTGH; encoded by the exons ATGGCCGGCGGTGTGGTGGAGGAGCTGGTGAAGAAAGCCGGCGGCTGCGCGGTGATCGACGGCGGCTTCGCCACGCAGCTGGAGGCGCTCGGCGCCGACATCAACGACCCGCTCTGGAGCGCCGCCTGCCTCATCACCAAGCCCAACCTCATCAAGGAG GTTCATCTGCAGTATCTTGAGGCTGGTGCCGACGTCATCATTTCCTCGTCCTACCAG GCAACTATCCCAGGCTTCTTGGCCAGAGGATTACTCATCGAGGAGGCAGAAGGATTACTGAGGACGAGCGTCCATCTGGCCCTGGAGGCGCGAGACGAGTTCTGGAAGTCGACGCTGAGGAAGTCCAAGCCCGTCTACAACCGTGCCCTCGTCGCCGCGTCAGTTGGGAGCTACGGGGCATACCTGGCTGATGGTTCAGAGTACAG TGGATCTTATGGAGACGACATCACGGTAGAGAAACTCAAGGACTTCCATAGGCGCCGGCTGCAGGTGCTCGCGAGTGCCAGGCCTGACCTGATCGCGTTCGAGGCCATTCCCAACAAAATGGAGGCTCAG GCTCTAGTTGagctgctggaggaggaggataTCCAAGTCCCTtcttggatctgcttcagctctgTGGACGGCAAACACCTCTGCTCGGGTGAGAGCTTCGAAGACTGCCTCCGGATCATAAACGCTAGCGAGAAGGTCGCCATCGTGGGAGTGAACTGCACACCGCCCCAGTTCGTCGAGGGGATCATTCGCGCGTTCAAGAAG CAAACTGAGAAGGCAATCGCGGTCTACCCGAACAGCGGCGAGGTCTGGGACGGGAGAGCCAAGAGGTGGCTG CCGGTCGAGTGCTTCGGTCGCAAGAGCTTCGACGTGATGGCAAGGAGGTGGCAGGAGGCCGGCGCCAGCCTCATCGGAGGATGCTGCCGGACGACGCCGGCCACCATCCGGGCTGTCTCCAAGGCCCTCAAGGGCAGGACCGGGCATTGA
- the LOC127347865 gene encoding uncharacterized protein: MYYGKAKESKEKYYEEYAKLHPEVEDPMTEPVDEVAMMLAGSGQPHGRPACLAGGFKPQRNFTQIKATLPSGSYATSSRTTCRSRVEVDTQLEEAYAVAYEEYLEKIKEHDLVKDAYVQWTSNQMAVSFNLYGCKTS; the protein is encoded by the exons atgtactacggcaaggccaaagagaGCAAGGAAAAATACTACGAGGAGTACGCCAAGCTCCATCCAgaggtggaggaccctatgaccgagccggtcgacgaggtggcgatgatgctggcggggtccggccagccgcatggacgtcctgcctgccttgctgggggtttcaagcctcagaggaacttcacgcagatcaaggctaccctcccctccggcagctacgctacctcctcgcggactacatgccgttctcgggtagaggtagat actcagctcgaggaggcctatgcagtagcttacgaggagtatctcgagaagattaaggagcatgaccttgtgaaagatgcctatgtccagtggacgagcaaccagatggcggtaagtttcaatctctatggttgcaaaacatcataa